The Brassica napus cultivar Da-Ae chromosome C7, Da-Ae, whole genome shotgun sequence genome has a segment encoding these proteins:
- the LOC125590344 gene encoding uncharacterized protein LOC125590344, which yields MYEGTGDPDNHVAQYKQRMLAVAIPREAREATMCKGFGSTLTGPALQWYINLPTKSIRSFAALSDKFVEQFASSCHLEKRSDDLYQVLQHRNEPLCSYIARFNQEKVVIPECNTDTAISAFKRGLLPEGDLYKELTKYKCRTMEDVLSRAWDQVRWEEDVASRAKASSKHDQKPSKPVRNDSDEAFHPKSAKETSNPGRGRYQNRPLPRSEGMMVFNWPDISHLAITKPELIGVLRQMGPQDCIALKIEVAELLKKGHLREFLSDKAKNLLNKEGPGLPTEAAPTLPPQQDRVIHVISGGSEVSGISSAAAKKSTRNARNGQEAEDPKRLILGTDEISFNAK from the exons ATGTATGAAGGTACTGGAGATCCCGACAACCACGTTGCCCAGTACAAGCAACGCATGCTAGCTGTGGCCATCCCTAGAGAAGCAAGGGAAGCTACCATGTGCAAAGGATTTGGGTCAACATTGACCGGTCCTGCTCTTCAATGGTACATTAACCTCCCCACGAAGTCCATCAGGTCCTTTGCGGCCCTTAGTGACAAGTTCGTGGAGCAATTCGCCAGCAGCTGCCATCTAGAGAAGAGATCAGACGATCTATACCAAGTCCTCCAGCATAGGAATGAACCCTTGTGTTCCTACATAGCACGCTTCAACCAAGAGAAGGTGGTTATCCCTGAGTGCAACACTGATACGGCTATCTCGGCCTTTAAGAGGGGTCTACTTCCAGAAGGAGATCTCTACAAGGAGCTGACTAAGTATAAGTGCAGGACCATGGAAGACGTGTTGTCCCGCGCTTGGGATCAAGTAAGATGGGAGGAAGACGTCGCAAGTAGGGCAAAGGCTTCCTCGAAGCATGATCAGAAACCCTCAAAACCAGTAAGGAACGATAGCGACGAGGCCTTCCACCCTAAGTCCGCTAAGGAGACTAGCAATCCAGGCAGGGGCAGGTACCAGAACCGTCCTTTGCCTAGATCCGAAGGGATGATGGTGTTTAATTGGCCCGATATCTCTCATCTTGCGATAACGAAGCCAGAACTGATCGGCGTCCTACGACAAATGGGTCCACAG GATTGCATAGCCCTGAAGATAGAAGTCGCCGAGCTTCTTAAGAAAGGCCATCTGAGAGAATTCCTCTCGGACAAAGCCAAAAACCTCTTGAACAAGGAGGGTCCCGGCCTTCCCACTGAAGCAGCTCCCACATTGCCACCACAACAAGACCGAGTAATCCATGTTATCTCTGGTGGATCGGAAGTGAGCGGCATCAGCAGCGCCGCGGCCAAGAAGAGTACTCGCAACGCCAGGAATGGCCAAGAGGCCGAGGATCCTAAGCGCCTAATCTTAGGGACAGACGAGATCAGCTTCAATGCAAAGTAG